The DNA segment TTCTTTTTAACAAAAGAAATTACCTCTTGTGCCAGCCTCAGTCCCATTTCTCTGAAGTCTCCAGAAGTTTTCTCTTCATTTACTTCGGACataagaaattcaattttgggATCTATTAAAAGCCATTGATTCCGAACAAGCCGTAGATCAAGATGGTGACCCTACAAAAAATTCATCAATTAAATGATGAAAAACAACATACCAAACTATGCTCATAATATACAATACAAATGGAATTTGTGTTCAAGATGTAGGAGGTTTGTTTGGTCATACTCTATTGAATGAGTTCATTTTATTCCTTGTTtgcttcatttttctttttaaaacaagaggacaagttttctttttggagGGGTAGAATGATAAAGGAAGAATAGGGTCAATTGGGTAATATTCTAGGTTAATTCCCCTTTGGGTAATGCTCAAAGTACATGagaggaaacaaaaaaaaaacttcaagcATGCCAATACAATGCTAGAACCAAATTACATCATAAAGACTAAAACTCTGGAGACAGTAAAATAATCCAATTAAACACATAACTCAAGAGAAACCCAAATTTCAGAAGACTTTAAATTCAAACAAGCCCAAAACAAATAGAAGAAAAGCTTCCACCGCAATATCTCGCAAATGTTGAACTTGAGGTTAACGATGAGCTCACTAAGCATGATGCAATCTTTGAGAACAATTAAGAACTCCAAATATCATCACCCAAATTGAATACTCTTCTAGGATAGCTTGATTTCCACAAGGCTTTAAACAACTTAGTATCCATGGATATGGAGCCAATTTCTTTGGAAGTGATTTCACCAAAAACTGCCCAGAATTTTCCAAACTCCAAACTCTTCTGCCTAGAAAATCAACCTCTATGAAAAAAGGCATTATTCTCACCTCCCAACTTTAGCCAATTAAGTTTGCACTTCTGAATATAATTtctttcttcaacaaggtttaATTCCGACAGCTCACCTTTCACTGTAGCCCTTATAACAACTTCAATGGCTGAAATTTCATTGTTTCCGCCTTTGCATCTAAGAAACACTCTCAGCTAATAAGCTTTTTCTTCTTACTGCTCTTTTCAAATTCAGTGGACCATTTCTTCAAAGCTTCTTTAAATTCCTCAGCTTGGAAAAATCACAAAACCTGTCCAACCTTGCAGATAGAATTTGCAATAAAAGCTTCTATCCGAGCAAGACAAACTTTTGAAGTAGCCAACTGATGCAAAACCAAAAAGGAGATGGTCCCCATATCACAGCCTCTGCTTCTAATAACAAACGGAAGTGGTCTGAGGTGGTTCTATGCTGTTTTGACACCCTAGTATTAGCAAATAAGTCATCCCAATCCTTGGAAGTGAAAAATCTGTCGAAGAGATAGTGTGAAGAACCAATACCCCTTTAGTAACTCTTCCAACTGCAAAACGCTCATAAGCCCATCTTGTAATGTTGAAGACACCACCCACACACCAAGGTTctgaaataaactaaaataaagatCATGACTCTGGCCACAAAAATCTCCTTTTTTTAATAGTCCTTTGGGCCATAGACATTTGTAATCCATAATGATTTCTTGGATTGAATGAAGACATTGATGTATATAGCCCCCTTTTAATACATCTTTAACTTCAGTTTTCCTTTCACCCCATAATATTATCAATATTCCAGATTCACCATACGCCTCCGCAAAAGACCAATCAATATCTCTAGAACTCCACAATAATTTGATGAAGACCATGACAAAAActtctctttttgtttcttgCAGAAGAATCAAATCTGAATTCTaacatttgaataaaaaaattttgaaacaatCCTCTTAGGGATGTCCCCTAATCCTCTTGTATTCCAAGAGACAACCTTCAATGAAGTAAACTTATCCAAGCTGAATTCCACAAAATTCAACAAACAACCTAAGGTTAGATGGAATTTGTGATGGAGACAAAGGAGAAAGACTTGCTTGTTTAAGTTTCAATGCTGAATTCTCTGTTGAGCTGTGAAATAGATCAATCATTCCTTCTCTTTATGTTAGGCAGGCCTATAGCCCTGTTAAGGTTTATGGATGAGGTACCAACCTTAtgcttatacttatagaccgttttggttatatactcaaacttgatccacttttatgtctctacatgaagttcaaatattcatgttatagctagggattcgttagtttattggatttaggttacaagtgcaatttatatgttcaataacaactttattggataaacctcaataacaactttattgtaaatagaaaatatttaaagattACAAATtatgagttttagaacatacatcCCAACACCCTTAGCTTCATCAAACTGATCTTCACCTTGAGTTTCTGGAATGGACGATGGAAGCACAAACTCATCACTACTTACACTTGCTGTTGAGTCATCATCAGATTTTATATGAGAAGGGTGGCTTTTTGGAGAAGAAATACAAGGGGTACATCTTCTGAATTGAacattagaatttgaaatttttagaaTTGATTTAGTAAATTTTGGTGGCCGCTTCTCCAGCTTTGTGGAACCCAATTTAACACAATCAAATCCAAGAACTTGAGCCTTAATACAACCGGCTTCTATTGCATCATAATTAATCTTACAAATCTTGGAGAAATTTGGGGATTTTTGTCAAGTGGTGAAATGGAAGAAATTCCCCTTTTATCCCCACTTATaatgaactctataaatacaagTCTTCCCCCTCTAGTATGATACACATTAtcattctaataaaagattCACAAGCTTGATTCTTGAAGGACTACTCCTCGAGGCTACTTAGACCACATCAGACTTCTATAATAATCTCTCCCAAGTCCTAGCACCTTCAAAGTATAACAATTAATTGTTAGGCCCAATCATCCATCAATATGGCAGAAAGGGCAGGAAGGGTATTTCACAGGGGCCAAGTTAGTTAGTGAACGAAGGAGGGGACCACTGAGAGAGAACAGAACCGTGTGATAAAGGGATGGGGTATAAAGCTGTATTAAGGTATTGAGTTGGTTTTTATACTTTGAGTAAGTGTAGAGTGATCTTTAGAGGAAGAAAGATTACCAATCCTCTAGAATCGGCTGGGTGTTTGTGTTTCCTTAGGGCCTTTCTTCTTGAATATCATTAGCAAGTAAAGACATACGGTATGTCacataacattaaatataacataatacaATTTTGTTTTCTGTCAAAAAGGGGGGGAACTACCTTCCTCATTGCTTTTTAATCAAAAAGGGGAGGAAAGGATGAATGACATCAATCAGATCTTCCTGTATTGATCTTTTGCAAAAAAGGGATAGAGCACCTTTGAGATTTCTGCCTGCCTTGCAAATCGGATTGATGATTGGATGGTTGAAATGCTCAATGGTTGGAAGCTGAGAAGGAAAGCTTGAACTTTTTGGGGGGTTTGCTAAGACCTATGGGGATGTTGGTTAGAGAGAAACAAATGGATGGCTGAGATGCTCCATGGTTGGAAGCTGAAAGGGAAAGCTAGAATTCTTTTGGCGGTTTACTATGAGAGCCCTTACTATGGGGTTGCTGattagaaaaaaacaaaaggctTTTTGAAGATAAGTAAACTGATTTCGAAATCTTTTGTGATAAGGTACAGCTTTATGCTTCTTGGTGGTATCATACCTACACAGCAGATTCTATTGTAATAATCCAATTCGTTGATCTTTAAAAACTGGAAGAATATTTTATCACTAGCCCTCCTTGGGAGGGGGATCTCTCTTCCCTGCCCCAAGGTTGTACCTCCTTTTGCTTCTTTATACACATCTGATGTAGGGGAATTGGTGTTTACGGCTGTACTTCATCTTTGATTCttatcaaaaataaataaataaataaagttgaaTACAATTTGACAATTCAACACAAACTACCCAAATTTTCAAACAGAAACAGTGTCATGAATTAAGTATTGTAAAAACTTCATCAAACTATCAGGGGTTGGAGATGCTAGATTAGAGGAAGAGCCTGAGAAACTAAGAAAGAGGTGCGTTCAATAAAGATCATAAATCTGAAGGACAATACTTGCCTGAAATCCATGCACAAAGACAACTATCTTCAAAATTCGACCACTCCCTTCAGGTACAGAGCCAGACAACTTGTCCACGGCTTCAGAGCTTGGCCCACTGTCCTTCCCAATAGCATCTATCATGTCAAAATGCCTCAAGTATGAATTTTCACTAATTGAACGTCGAGGAGCATTCATGACACGCTCAATGATTACAATAGGGATTCGTGAAGGATCTCTAAATATATGCAGATCTTGGATACATCTATTATTTATCTGCAATGGAGCACGCTAACTCATTCACAAGAATACTACATTTTGATAACATAAAAGAAACAAAGCATCAAATGGCATAGCTAACACTCACCCTCATTTGTAAAATACTTCGACGATGAAGCTCAGCTCTCATAGCTGCAGTTTGGGCAGGCtgatatataaaatgaaaagcCAATAATAATCAATGAAAAGTTTACCATTGTttcacaaaaaacaaaaaaataaaacaagtcaAGAATGGGAGATCAaagaaggtttaaatgaagtgaaACTTTTGGCATAGTTAATTATCGTCAACTTTTAGTGCAATCATGAAAGAATACTTTATAACCACTCACATCATCTGCCAACTTCCACAAACTTGAAACTCTTTTATGAACATTGCTTCTACGGGTGGCAAGGTTTGAAGGTTCCTCGCTTCCACTATTAATGTAGTGATGGGGCATCTCAACTTTAGAATAAACCATCCATATTGACCATTCAGCTCGCCTGTCCTTTGCCCATCCATCCCGTAGATATTCTAGAATCTTTGTTTTGTGAGCCCTGTGATACGTCGATACCAGTGATTCAGTGTAGAAAAACATGCATGTCAAAACCACACGTCAGAGAGAGACGAAAGAAAACTATGTGACGGGATTTCCATATACTGTATGTAACTACAACTTCCCTATAGTAATACAGGTGTCAGTGTCACAATTCAGTGGCTGGATTGTCTCAAGTGTCTGGCATTTCAAATAATGATCCAAGGGTAACCCTAAATATAGGTCTACTTCAGATATTCAAGAGGTTGAGAGGGAGGACCCTCTGCTGCAACCCATTTGATGTGGACAAGTCAGCATAATGActttatttttatatgaaaacttataataataataagccAGAAATAAATGACTTGAAATTGTAAGAATTTTTAACACATGCACGTGCACAAGTAAAAACCACTCTCTCACTCGTGTTAGGCCAGGTGAGAGAAGGCACTTGACAGTGGAGGATCAAGCAGAGCCAAGTTTGCTTCATGACTAACAGAAACCtcttctattattgataattagAGAGAGTTTACAAGGGCATGGGAGAATTTGAGAGCTCCCTACCTTTCCCCACACCTTACTAACTAA comes from the Benincasa hispida cultivar B227 unplaced genomic scaffold, ASM972705v1 Contig323, whole genome shotgun sequence genome and includes:
- the LOC120069363 gene encoding uncharacterized protein LOC120069363 isoform X2, which gives rise to MSHRFHSLGDQLLYLWSSFLKFHRAHKTKILEYLRDGWAKDRRAEWSIWMVYSKVEMPHHYINSGSEEPSNLATRRSNVHKRVSSLWKLADDPAQTAAMRAELHRRSILQMRINNRCIQDLHIFRDPSRIPIVIIERVMNAPRRSISENSYLRHFDMIDAIGKDSGPSSEAVDKLSGSVPEGSGRILKIVVFVHGFQGHHLDLRLVRNQWLLIDPKIEFLMSEVNEEKTSGDFREMGLRLAQEVISFVKKKMDKASRYGSLQDIKISFVGHSIGNVIIRTALSESIMEPYHRHLYTYVSISGPHLGYLYSSNSLFNSGLWLLKKLKGTQCIHQLTFTDDPDLQNTFFYRLCKQKTLNNFKHIILFSSPQVSSSSDVPVTYFFFC
- the LOC120069363 gene encoding uncharacterized protein LOC120069363 isoform X1, with the translated sequence MDDTKYVDVLMPSKMDEVKGEVSRQGKPQNGLERTNGGNRLHQSRAGSHMSHRFHSLGDQLLYLWSSFLKFHRAHKTKILEYLRDGWAKDRRAEWSIWMVYSKVEMPHHYINSGSEEPSNLATRRSNVHKRVSSLWKLADDPAQTAAMRAELHRRSILQMRINNRCIQDLHIFRDPSRIPIVIIERVMNAPRRSISENSYLRHFDMIDAIGKDSGPSSEAVDKLSGSVPEGSGRILKIVVFVHGFQGHHLDLRLVRNQWLLIDPKIEFLMSEVNEEKTSGDFREMGLRLAQEVISFVKKKMDKASRYGSLQDIKISFVGHSIGNVIIRTALSESIMEPYHRHLYTYVSISGPHLGYLYSSNSLFNSGLWLLKKLKGTQCIHQLTFTDDPDLQNTFFYRLCKQKTLNNFKHIILFSSPQVSSSSDVPVTYFFFC